The window tgcactcccggcccccacGTCGCCGTCTCTTCCGGGGCGGCTCTCCCGccctgagctgccccagcaccCGGTAGTAGACGCGGCAGCTGAAGCCTTCGCGCAGCCCCTGCTTCACATGCTGGGTcagggcctccaggctggggaagactcggcagcaggccaggcagcgcaggccCTGCTCGGGGGTGAGGAGCCACTCAGGGGGCGCTCCCATCGGTTGCTGCGGAGCCTCCTCCGCTGGTCCCCCAGAGTCGCTCTCTGCctcggggtccacgtcccccagctcggggtccacgtcccccAGCTCAGACCTGGTGTGGGAGCTGCTCAGGTCCGAGCCAGCAAAACTTTCTCCTCCGCTGTAATTGGCCTTAAAGATGCGGGGGCGCTTCCTAATGGCTCCAAAGCCGGCCCCCGTCTCCCAGGCCACCGAGACGCCATTCACGACCCTGACCTGCATGTAGAAAAgggtcttttcttctccctcacccTCGGTCTCTCTGACACGTGCCGAGCGCTTTCTCTTCACGCCGGCGCCGGGTGGATCCCCTGGGGGCTGCGCACACAGGCGGTTGGAGGCTGCAGGCTGCACACCGCGGGCGGAGGGGTGGCTGATGACGGATGTGGCCGTGGTGGTCTGCTGGCTTGGGTCCCCGGGGCCTGCAGAGGCAGAGACCCTCTGCTCCGCCGTTTCCCCAGGAACGGGGCTCCCAGCAGAGACCCCCTGACGAGGGGGCGACTCCCCTGATCTCTGCGACTCTGAAAGCAGAATGAAAGCCCAACTCCTGCGGCCATCGCCCCCAGCAGCgcatccccctcccgctcccagccctgtgttCCAGGCCCAAAGGTGCCCCCcatgggcaggggaaggggtggggaagggaactcCGTGAATATGAATATCAGGAGAGCGACCAGTCAGGGATCTGACACGCTGTGCCCAGGGAAGGGCCAGAGCCCCCTCGCTTGGCACACTGGCAACTAGGTTGGACAGAGCCCTAGACAATGTCCTGTCGATGCCGAtgctgccctggccctgggggggaATGGACACTCTGCcccattggtctgccccagccctgacatctATGACCCTGGCATGGTTACCAGGAGCAGCCTGAGACCTGGCTGTGCCCATCTCCAAGGCCCCTGGCTTAGGCTCGTTACCCCAAGGGCCCAGGACTCTGCACTGGCGTCTCTACATGGAAGAGCCATTTTGTGCCCCCAGATATCTCCTCTTCCTGGTGTCTCCTTCacccgtggggtggggggggtctgtgtctcccccttcctcttttccatttaaccatttagagggctctgtctctccccacttggagtctgtttcccccactgtgccctggtggagtctctgtttctctccccctccccctctgagacctccctgggccaggcagagagagaatttgagttcatccttgacctaggatccctgccagcctctcccctgaatgtcctgtgggcccagggaacgtcctgctcacctgacccctcctgggcagctccaggaTTCGTCTCTGGGGCGTCAGCAGGAAGCCCCTGGCTGTGCGCCATggtcctggctctggggactCGGGCCAAGGCTGGTGCCTGTCACAGTCCTCGAAACCTCCTGGATTCtctgtcccagcaccagccagaaggtctgggtctctgctggggaagggataGCGGTTCTGGTCCAATTCTCCAGCTAAATCCCCGGATCtcacagtgcaggcagcagagacaggatcacGATTGACCTGAGCCAAGGGTTTGATCCAAGGGGCACCAGACGGTTGTGGTTTAAATCGTCCTGGAATGTTCTGGTCCCAACGGCATCAGGCTGTTTGGATCCAAACGGctcagaagttctgagctgggTGAGGTCATTGCCAGCTGGGATGACACTGCTCAGTTCTGTGCGAGCTGCTCTCGGGTCCAGCCGACCCTCCTCGTGTCCCGTCCAGGGAGGGCCGAGTTCATGAGGTCCCAGCCAAACCACTCAGCTGGGTCTATGCTGCACAAGGCCCGGGCGGGCCCATCCGGGGTCCGATCAGGGAGGGTGGAGCCATAGCCTCTGGCTTTGTGCTGGCACAGACTGACGAGCAGGACCATTCATATTCATGTTGATTTGGGTTACGGTAGCGCCGAGAGGCCCAGTCAGGACCAGGGCCATTGCTGGGTGCTGCCCACACCAGAAGGGCtgccagtctaaacagacaaacagaaatagacagcgagtctgaacccagcacaccgtacacagcccggccccagcacagagctcctttGAGATGCCTTCCCCAGCCCGTTTTAATCCTCCAAACCACCACTGCCCGCTGCCCACGGGCCCCAGGCAGGCCTCCTTGCTGTGCCGCCAttcaccccaccc of the Chrysemys picta bellii isolate R12L10 chromosome 21, ASM1138683v2, whole genome shotgun sequence genome contains:
- the LOC122173076 gene encoding protein FAM170B-like isoform X1; amino-acid sequence: MGTARSQAAPGNHARVIDVRAGADQWGRVSIPPQGQGSIGIDRTLSRALSNLVASVPSEGALALPWAQRVRSLTGRSPDIHIHGVPFPTPSPAHGGHLWAWNTGLGAGGGCAAGGDGRRSWAFILLSESQRSGESPPRQGVSAGSPVPGETAEQRVSASAGPGDPSQQTTTATSVISHPSARGVQPAASNRLCAQPPGDPPGAGVKRKRSARVRETEGEGEEKTLFYMQVRVVNGVSVAWETGAGFGAIRKRPRIFKANYSGGESFAGSDLSSSHTRSELGDVDPELGDVDPEAESDSGGPAEEAPQQPMGAPPEWLLTPEQGLRCLACCRVFPSLEALTQHVKQGLREGFSCRVYYRVLGQLRAGEPPRKRRRRGGRECSKCGGEIRRPRKAAR
- the LOC122173076 gene encoding protein FAM170B-like isoform X2, which encodes MAHSQGLPADAPETNPGAAQEGSESQRSGESPPRQGVSAGSPVPGETAEQRVSASAGPGDPSQQTTTATSVISHPSARGVQPAASNRLCAQPPGDPPGAGVKRKRSARVRETEGEGEEKTLFYMQVRVVNGVSVAWETGAGFGAIRKRPRIFKANYSGGESFAGSDLSSSHTRSELGDVDPELGDVDPEAESDSGGPAEEAPQQPMGAPPEWLLTPEQGLRCLACCRVFPSLEALTQHVKQGLREGFSCRVYYRVLGQLRAGEPPRKRRRRGGRECSKCGGEIRRPRKAAR